The Gloeobacter violaceus PCC 7421 DNA window CACCCGGATAGGGAATGGCGGTTTCGCACGATGTGCATAGGGCCAAGGATGGGCAAACCTACGCTCCTCCACCGGTCGCGGAATCGGGGTTCTGCAGCGGGGCGTTGTGGGGAAAGAGGCTGAGGCGCAGCCGCTCCAGGTAAGCCTTGCCCGCCACCGGCGGCTGGCCGTTCTGGACGATGCCGCCCTGCGGTTCGGGGAGGGCCGCCTGCACCGGCGGGTCAAACCCGGCCGCAAGCGCCTGGTTGGGATCGCGTGGAGCCGGAGCGGCGGGAACCACGTAGGGTTGTGCCGCCGCCGTGGGGAAGGCCTCGGCGGAGCGGCCGGCCTGGCCGACCAGTGAATTGGGAGGCACCACCTGGCCGGGGGCGATGTCGGGATTGAGCAGGGTCGTGGCGGTGCCGACGCAGGCGTCAGCACCGATTTTGCCTCTGCCCACCACCAGCACCCCCGCGCCAAGGCTGGCCCCCGAGCCTACTTCGAGGGTGCCCTGGTGGGCGTGCAGGATGGCTCCCATGCCGATGCACGCTCCTGAGCCGATCACGATGCGGCTGTCGGGGTCGGCCCGCAGCAAAGCGCCGGAGGCGACGGCAGCACCGGGATGGATGGTCACATCGCCGCTTGTGTAGGCGTTGGCGTCCCAGGGCGGTGGCAGAGAAGCCATCGGTTCAGGGCCGCTGGATGATCAGTTCAGCCACGCGGCGCTTGGCCTTGGGGTCGATGCCAATCAGCCGCACGTACTCCCCGGCGTGCTCGCGCAGCACGGTCTCCAGCGCCGCCGCCGCCTCCGGCTCGCGGGCCGCCTGGATTGCCGGGCCGCTCACCCACGAGTTGGCCTTGAAGCGGCGGACATCGGCAAATTCAACCCCAATCCGATGGCCCTGACCGAGCAGATGCCGCAACTGATCGAGCACCTCGCTGCTGAGCGAACTGCTGCGCATCGGGCCGGGTGCGTGTGCCGGTGCGGGACTGTAGCCGCCCGCGGCCGGTGTGCTCGCAGTAGCAGCCCCCCCCGAGACGGGCCTACCGTTGGGCCGCTGGATGACGGTCTCGGCCACGCGGCGCTTGGCTTTGGGATCAATGCCGATGATGCGGACATATTCGCCCGCATGCTCGCGCAGCACGTTCTCCAGGGCACTGACCACCTCCGGCTCGCGGGCCGCCTGGATCGCCGGACCGCTCACCCACGAGTTGGCCCGGAAGCGGCGCTCGTCAGCAAATTCGACGCCGAGGCGATGGCCCTGGCTGAGCAGTGAACGCACCATATCGAGCACGGCGGCATCGAGCATGCCGCCCCCGCTCGCCCGATGGCTGACGGTGTTGTAACCCTGAGCTGGAGCGGCGGCTCCCCCACTGGGTTGCTTGCCGTTGGGGTGCTGAATAATCGTCTCGGCCACACGGCGCTTGGCCTTCGGGTCGATGCCGATGATGCGGACGTATTCGCCCGCGTGCTCCTGTAGACAACCTTCGAGGGCTGCGAGCACTTCCGGTTCGCGGGTGGCGGCAATCGGCGCGCAATTCTGCCAGGAATTGGCCCGGAATCGCCGCTCATCGGCGTGTTCGGTGCCGATGCGATAGCCCTGGGAAAGGAGCGATTGCACTTGCTGGGCTGCCTCCGGACTCAACAGACCGCCGTTGCCGGGCCGGTGGGAACCGCCCGGGGGAGCGGCCGGGGTCATAGCGAACTTGCCGCTGCTGCTGTTGGCCTCGACCGGTTTGCCGTCGGGCCGTTGGATGACGGTCTCGGCCACGCGGCGCTTGGCTTTGGGATCAATGCCGATGATGCGGACATATTCGCCCGCATGCTCGCGCAGCACGTTCTCCAGGGCACTGACCACCTCCGGCTCGCGGGCCGCCTGGATCGCCGGACCGCTCACCCACGAGTTGGCCCGGAAGCGGCGCTCGTCGGCGAATTCGACCGCGAGGCGACAGCCCTGGGCAAGCAGGGAGCGCACCGTGTCGAGGGTTTGACTGGTCATGAACATACTGCTTACCTGAGCGTGGGTTTTGGGTGTGGGTTTACCGTTGGTGCCCGGCGCCGCCGGGCTGCTCTCGTCGCGAATCGGCACGATACACTCGATGTCGGCGGCGCAGCGGTAACCCTGGCGCAACGCATCGTTGATGCCGATGACGTGCTTGGCAAAGTGGATGTCGATATCCTGGGCGTCGGGCAGGCGGTTGGCCTGCTGCTGGGAGGTGATCACCGCGCCGGAGGGCACGTACTTGCCGGGCGGGATTTCCACATCCTGCACCAGCGCGTGCATCATCACGATGCAGCCTTTGCCCACCCGGGCGTTGAAGATCGTCGAGCGAAAACCGATGAAGCAATCGTCGCCGACGTAGCACGGCCCGTGGATGAGGGCCATGTGGGTAATCGAGGTGTTGGAGCCGACCCACACCGAGTAGGATTGGCCGTCGTCGCCGTTGACCCGCCCTTCCTGCAGGCCGTGCATGACCACGCCGTCCTGGATGTTGGTGTTGGCACCAATGTGAAAAGGTGAACCTTCGTCGGCACGGATCGAGGTTCCCGGCGAGACCAGCACGTTGGCGCCGATGCGTACATCGCCGATGATCTGCGAGAAACTGTGTACGTAGGCGGACGGATCGATTGCGGCTTCAGCCAACCGTCTCGACCACGGGGTAGGGGGAGCCGCAAGGCGGCTTTGTGCAACCATCAACCGATTCCTCCAAACGCA harbors:
- a CDS encoding carbon dioxide concentrating mechanism protein, whose amino-acid sequence is MASLPPPWDANAYTSGDVTIHPGAAVASGALLRADPDSRIVIGSGACIGMGAILHAHQGTLEVGSGASLGAGVLVVGRGKIGADACVGTATTLLNPDIAPGQVVPPNSLVGQAGRSAEAFPTAAAQPYVVPAAPAPRDPNQALAAGFDPPVQAALPEPQGGIVQNGQPPVAGKAYLERLRLSLFPHNAPLQNPDSATGGGA
- a CDS encoding ribulose bisphosphate carboxylase small subunit, which codes for MVAQSRLAAPPTPWSRRLAEAAIDPSAYVHSFSQIIGDVRIGANVLVSPGTSIRADEGSPFHIGANTNIQDGVVMHGLQEGRVNGDDGQSYSVWVGSNTSITHMALIHGPCYVGDDCFIGFRSTIFNARVGKGCIVMMHALVQDVEIPPGKYVPSGAVITSQQQANRLPDAQDIDIHFAKHVIGINDALRQGYRCAADIECIVPIRDESSPAAPGTNGKPTPKTHAQVSSMFMTSQTLDTVRSLLAQGCRLAVEFADERRFRANSWVSGPAIQAAREPEVVSALENVLREHAGEYVRIIGIDPKAKRRVAETVIQRPDGKPVEANSSSGKFAMTPAAPPGGSHRPGNGGLLSPEAAQQVQSLLSQGYRIGTEHADERRFRANSWQNCAPIAATREPEVLAALEGCLQEHAGEYVRIIGIDPKAKRRVAETIIQHPNGKQPSGGAAAPAQGYNTVSHRASGGGMLDAAVLDMVRSLLSQGHRLGVEFADERRFRANSWVSGPAIQAAREPEVVSALENVLREHAGEYVRIIGIDPKAKRRVAETVIQRPNGRPVSGGAATASTPAAGGYSPAPAHAPGPMRSSSLSSEVLDQLRHLLGQGHRIGVEFADVRRFKANSWVSGPAIQAAREPEAAAALETVLREHAGEYVRLIGIDPKAKRRVAELIIQRP